The Desulfovibrio sp. TomC genomic interval ACAATGATTTTCAGCGTCAGGCGCTCGACAAATTTGCCGTGGCCTACCGCACCTCCCGGGCCAACGCCTTTGCCGGCATCGACGCCCCGGAACTGATCGCCGAAATCGCCGCCGCCAAGGACGTGGCCATCGATCACCTGGAAGAGCTTTTCCAGGAGTTCAAACGCCACGCCGAAGCCGCCGGCACCACGGTCCATCTGGCCGCCACCGCCCATGAGGCCAATGAGATCATCGCCCGGATCGCCAAGGAAAATAACGTCAAGACCATCGTCAAGTCCAAGTCCATGACCGCCGAGGAGACGCACTTAAACGATCACCTCGAAGCCGAGGGCCTGGAAGTCACGGAAACCGACCTTGGCGAGTGGATCATTCAGCTGCGCCACGAAGGCCCGACCCACATGGTCATGCCGGCCATCCACCTGTCCCGCTATCAGGTGGCCGACCTCTTTACCGAGGTCACCAACAAAAAGCAGGACGTGGACATCCAAAAGCTGGTCAAGGTGGCAAGACGTGAATTGCGTCCCAAATTCTGCCAGGCCGACATGGGCATCTCCGGCGCCAACTTCGCCATCGCCGCCACCGGCACCATTGGGCTCATTACCAACGAAGGCAACGGCCGGCTGACCACCACCCTGCCCCGGGTCCATGTGGCCCTGGCCGGCATCGACAAGCTCATGCCTTCGCTCCACGACGCCCTGCGCATCATCCGCTGCCTGCCCAAAAACGCCACCGGCCAGGCCATCACCTCGTATGTCACCTGGATAACCGGAGCCGTGCCCTGCGAGGTCGGCCCGGAAGGCAAGAAGGTCAAGCATGTGGTCTTTTTGGACAACGGCCGCATGGCCATGGCCAAGGATCCGGAATTCAAGCAGGTGCTGCGCTGCATCCGCTGCGGAGCCTGCGCCAACGTCTGTCCCGTTTACCGGCTGGTCGGCGGGCACAAGTACGGCCACATCTACATCGGGGCCATCGGGCTGGTGGCCACCTACTTCTTCCACGGTCGGGAGGCGGCCAAGAATCTGGTGCAGAACTGCCTCAACTGCGGGGCCTGCAAGGCCGTGTGCGCTGCCGGCATCGATTTGCCGACGCTGATCAAGGAAGTCCATGCCCGCATCCAGGACGAGGAAGGCCATCCGCTCTATTCCTCGGTGGCCGGACAGGTGCTCAAGAACCGTTCGCTCTTCCACACCATGCTCAAATCCGCCCGCCTGCTGCAAAAGCCGGTGACCGGCGGCACCCCGTATCTCCGCCATCTGCCGATGTTCCTGTTTAAGGATCAGGATTTCCGGGCGCTCCCGGCCGTGGCCGACGAGGCTTTCCGGGACCGGTGGGAAAAGATCAAGCCGCATGTGACCAACGCCAAGCTCAAGGTGGCGCTTTTCTCCGGCTGCGTGCAGGACTTCGTCTATCCCGAGCAGATGGAGGCCGCGGTGGCGGTCATCGCCACCAAAGAGGGCGTGGCCATGGAGTATCCCATGGGCCAGTCCTGCTGCGGCCTGCCGCTTATGATGATGGGCGAGAAAAAGGCCGGTCGGGAACTGGCCGCCCACAACATGAACGCCATCGACGCCCAGGATTTCGACTACATCGTGACCCTGTGCGCCTCGTGCGCCTCCTACCTCAAACACGGCTACAAGCGGCTTTTTGCCGATGATCCGGCCATGGCCTACAAGGCCGCCCAGTTTGCCCACCGGGTCATCGACTTCAGTTCGTTTGTGCGCGACGTGCTTGGCATCACCGACGAGGCCTTTGCCGGTCCGGACAAGAAAGTCACCTACCATGCCCCCTGCCACCTGTGCCGGGGCCTGGGCGTGACCGAAGCCCCCAGGGCGCTTTTGGGTGTGGCCGGACTGGAATATGTGCCGGCCGAGGAAGAAGACGTGTGTTGCGGCTTTGGCGGCACCTTCTCGGTCAAGTTCCCGGAACTGTCCAAGGAGCTGCTCACCAAGAAGATCAACAACCTCAAGGCCACCGGCGCAACCGCCATGGCCACCGATTGCCCGGGCTGCATCATGCAGATCCGCGGCGGCTTCGAACGCGACAAGACCCCCTTTGAGGTGCGCCACGTGGCCGAGTATCTGGCCGAGCGGCTCAAGCGCAAATAGGCCCAGGCCTCCCCCCTGCATCGCCCAAGGCCGCGACCTGTGTCGCGGCCTTTTTTGTAGGGCGCATCCAAAACACTCGCACCGTCGCGCCCGGCGTGAGGGGGCAACATCCAAGGCTGATGTACCAGGAGCGTCTCCTGATTAATGCGCGTCTGACTAAAAGCGAGAACGTAAAACGCCCGGGGACATGCGTCTCCCGGGCGTTTCTGAGGTCGAAATAATAAGCCAGAATCAAGCGTCGGGAAAGGGACGGCCGGCCGGCCAGTGCGGCGACACAAACGTGCCGGACTTGCCGCCGGCCTTGTAGAGCAGCCGGATCTCGCTGATGACGATGTCTTTTTGCACGGCCTTGCACATGTCGTAGATGGTCAGCGCCGCAACCGACGCGGCCGCCAGGGCTTCCATCTCCACCCCCGTCTCGGCCGTGGTCGAGGCCTCGGCTTCCACCCGGACGATGGCCGAGGCCTGATCCACGTCGAACCGCACATCGGCAAAGGCCAGAGGCAGCGGATGGCACAACGGGATCAGATCGGAGGTACGCTTGGCCGCCATGATGCCGGCAATTTTGGCCGTGGCCAGGGCATCGCCCTTGGGCAGGGCGGCGGTGGCCAACAGCTTCATGGTTTGGGCGGAAAGACGCACCTCACACCCGGCAATGGCCAGGCGGCGCGTCTTGGACTTGCCGCCCACATCCACCATGCGGGTGCGGCCTTCGGCGTCAATGTGGGTAAACCCTTCGCTCATGACAGCCTACTTGAAATCCGGAACTTTGACCTTGCGGTCGATACGCCGGGCGGCAGTGGCGTCTTCCCGGGCCTTGGCCTCGTCGCCGAGCTTCATATACAGCATGGCCCGGTTGCCGAGAGCCTCGGCCAGCTTGGCGTCGGTCTCGATGGCCTTGGTATAGTCGGCCAGGGCAAGTTGCAGATCTTCTTTGGCCTCATGGCACATGCCGCGCAGGTTATAGGCGCTGGCCAGGTTCTTGGCATCCACGGCCGGGTTGGCAATGATGCGGCCGAAAGCCGCAATGGCCGTATTCATGTCGCCCTTGGAGGCGGCGGCCATGCCTTGCACATAGTCGTCGGTCGGATTGGCCTGGGCCATGGCCGGAAAAGCCAGAAGAAGGATCAGGAGCAGCAGCGTTGTACGGATGCGACCATCCATGTCAGTTCCCCATGGCCTCTTTGGCCTTGCGAAAGAAATTTTTCACTTTTTTCATGGGCTTTTGCGCATCAAGCGATTCGAACTCGCGCAAAAGTTCTTCCTGTTTCTTGGTCAGCCCGCGCGGGGTCGCCACCGTGACATGGATGAGCAGATCACCCCGACGGCTGGATCCCGGGATGGGCAACCCCAGGCCCCGCAGGGAGAAGACTTCCCCACTCTGGGTACCCTTGGGGATTTCCATGGACTCCTCGCCCTCCAGGGTCGGCACCTCGATTTTATGGCCAAGCGCGGCCTGCACAAAGGTGATGTCCTGACGGTAGATGAGGTCCTGGCCCTGACGTTCGAAAACCTTGTCTTCCTCCACATGGAGGATGACGTAGAGGTCGCCCGGAGGACCGCCGTGCAGTCCCGGGTCACCCTCGCCACGCAGGCGCAAACGGCTGCCGTCGTCCACGCCGGCCGGCACGCGGACCTTGAGTTCCCGGGTCTGGCGGGTGATGCCCCGACCGCGACACTCCTTGCAGGGCGAGGCTATTACGCGGCCTTCGCCACGGCACACCGGGCAGGTGACCGCGATGCGGAAAAAGCCCTGGCTCTGGATAACCTGGCCGGCCCCGCCGCACTGCTGGCAGGTCTCGGCCGAGGTGCCGGGCTCGGCTCCGGAACCGTTACAGACGTGGCACTGGACATTCTTGGGTATTTTTAGCGTGACCTCGGTGCCCTTGGCCGCATCGCGGAAGGGGGCGGTCAGATCGTAGCGCAGATCGTTTCCGGCCTGGGGGCGGGGGCCGCGCGAGGAGCGCCCGCTGAAGCCGAAAAACTCCCCGAAAATATCGGAGAAGGCACTGAAGACGTCGTCGGTGCTGCCAAAGCCGCCAAAACCATTGCCGCCCATGCCTTCATGGCCGAAACGGTCATAGCGGGCCCTGTTTTCAGGGTTGCGCAACACCTCGTAGGCCTCGGCCGCTTCCTTGAACTTGGACTCGGCCTCGGGATCGTCCTGGTTGCGGTCGGGGTGGAACTTGAAGGCCTGCTGGCGGTAGGCCTTCTTGATCGTTTCATCGTCGGCGTCGCGTTCAACGCCGAGAATTTCGTAATAATCCCGGGGCATTGTTTCTTCTAGTTGTTTTCAGGAAGCACGACGCCCGCTTCCACAATGGACTCGGCCGGCAACACTTCGCCGGCAGCAATCTCCCGCAGGGCGGTGACGACTTCCTTGTTTTTGCACTCAACCAAAGGCTCATAGCCTTCACGGTACTGGTGCACCCGCTTGATGGCCATCTGCACGATGAGGAAGCGGTTGTTGATTTTTTCCAGGCAATCTTCAACGGTGATACGCGCCATGCGATTCTCCTTGCACGTTGGATGCGGTAGGACGAGTTCCCGGTGCGCGTGTGCGCTACCCTGGTAAGACGTTATTTCGCCGCGTCAAGGGGCTTTCCCCTGATCGGCCGGATTGGCCCAGCTGGTCGGACGATTGAATTCCAACGCGAAACCGACGTCTCTATCCCGTTTGACGCGAATCGTCAAGAGACCAAACCGCTGTCCTAATAGGCCAGCTTGCCCAGGGACTTTAAAATGAGCGTGGCCCCCATGGCGAACATGCCCATGAGTCCCATGCCGCAGGAAAAACCGGCCAGGAGCACCGGCGCATATTGCCGCCAGCGCTTCCCGTAATGCTTGAGAAAATAATAGCGGCCCAAAAGCGCCCCGGCCACTTCGAGAATCAGCCCATGGGGCACGCTCTGGCCCAGGCCGCGCACGATGCCGTAGACCAGGAGCACCGGCAGACCGAAAAGCATGAGCAGCATATAAATGATCAGGCCAAGGCCCAGGCCGGCGGTGACGAACCAGCCGTTTAAGGCCTGAAAAAAGAGCGAATTGCCTTCCAGGGTGGAGGTCTGCATGAGCAGGGAATTGAGCGCCTGCAAATGCCACAATTCCTGGGCATACGGGTAGCTGGCCGAGGGGATGGGGGCAAGCTGCCAGATGAACTGGGAAAAAAGGAGGCTGGCCACCATGACCACCGGAAAAACCACGATCTCAGCCTTGATGATGCCGCGCAGGCTGGTGCCGGTCAGTTCGATTTCCCGAAAATCCACGGTCGCCTTGCCATAGTTGTGGATGGGAATGGGGGCGTACCAGATTTCGATGCCCTGGTAGCCGAAAAAGCGCGCCCCGGCGATGAAACTGGCCTCGCGCACCAGCGGCAAACTGACAAACTGGCCGGCGATGCCTTCCATCCGGGCAGTGATATAGGAAATCACCGGGGTGTAGATGAAGCCGTAGAGCACGAAAAAGAGCCAGGGAAACTGCGGCACCAGAAACAGGCACATGCCGATATAAGCCAGGGTGGAAAAGACGTAGATGGCGATGGATACCCAGAAATTGATGTCGCCCCGGGCCTTGTTGGTGTCAAAGAGCGCCTTGTAGGCGGCGCCGCCCACCCCGCCCTTTCGCAGCGACCGGGCCACCTGCCACACGCCAATAACGCCGATCGCCAGGCCAAGACCGATGCCAAAGGACATGTAGAAGTCGAAGTTGTTGGCAAAAACCGTATCCACCGTGCCCATGCCCTGCCGCCAGCGGTGCAGGATGCCATGGGAAAAAAGGATGGGGTTGGCCACAATGGTGATGACCAGCCCGACCAGCCCGCCGATGACGGCCCAAAACGGCAGCACCATGCCGGTAAAAACCAGCCCCAGGTCGAACTGGATGCCAGTGGCCACGGCCGGCAGCCAGGCCTCGGTATTGCGGGTGAAATCAGCCCAGGGAATGGGGATCAGACGCACGGGTTCGGTGAAAATGAGCCCGGACACCACCGGGAAAAGGACATAGATGGCTCCGAAGGCCAGCCCGATCATGCCGCCGATGGAAAAGACCCGCCATTTCCAGCCGGTTTTGCGATCCTCGGTGGATTCGGCCAGGGCCATGGTGCCAAGGGCCCCGACCGGGGCCATGGGGAACGGCAGTTTTTCCACATCGGAGGTGATGCGATAGAGGGCATAACCCAGGCCGAAATGGTCGATGCGCTGGATAATCTGGGAGCCGACCAGGAGCAGGATGGGGACCAGCCAGTCACGGTGGAGAAAGGTGCGAGCCAGAAGCGAATCGGATTCCGGCCCCGGGGCCACCCACAGCGGAATGAGGTCGGTCAGTCCCAGCATCTTGGCCGCATCGGACTGGACCAGATACTGGTTCCACAGGAGTCCATGAAACGGCGAAGCCATGGCCGCGCCGGCCATATAATAGAGCAGGAAGATCTCCTGCTGCTTGAGTTCCGTATAGGCCCGCTTGGCGATCTCGGCAAAGAGGATAATGGTCACCCAGCGCGCCGCCGGGCCGATGCCGGTGCCGATGACCAGCTGGAGATACATGCTGCCCGGCATCATGAGAAAGCCGATGAAGACCGCGCCAACAATGGTCTTCCAGTCGAAGCCCTCTTCGAAATGGGTCGGCGTGGGGAGCAGATCCCGGTATTCGGCTAACTCTTTGTCGTCGTACATCGGGTCATCCTAATTCGGCAGCACGAGATAGCTCTGCCCGGTCCACAGTCCGATCAGCGCAAACACGCCGCCCATGAGAAAATCCCCCAGGATAAGGCCGATAAACAAGAGCCGCACCCGTTTCATAAGCACAATGCCGCCATAACGCAGGGTCAGATGGTTGCACAGCCAGCCGATAAAGAAAGAAAACCACAAAATGCGCATGGAGGAGCTGTACATGGTGAGAAAGCCCAGGGGATGAATGGGCCACCAGTAGAACTGCTGGTAGGCGACAATCAGGGCGAACATCACCACCGCCCCGGCCACGGTGAAGCCGATGACCGCCGAGTTGGACCCGGCCGGGGCTTCAATCAGGCGCTGGACGTTTTCATAGACCGTGGTGACGGTCTGCGTCTCCCAGTCCACCTGCAAATCGCGCAGGCCGTATTTGTGGCAAACGGCCAACATGGCCAGAAAAGACACGGCCACCGCCGCGGCAATGGCCAACACAATGGCCGCCAGATAGAGTTTCTTGGGTCCTTTCTTCTCACCCACCTTGGCGGCGTGAAAAAGCGAAGGCAGAAGCGATTCGCGCAGATCGACAAAGAGCATTTTCTGCATGACGGCGGCCATAAGAAGGCCCAGGCGGCTGAAGATGCCGGTGCCGAAAAAGGCCAGCAAACCGTCGGTCGGCGCGGCGGTCAGGGTGAAATAGGCAATGCCGCCCTGGCAGATGATGCGGCTGGCCACCAGCATGACCATGAAAAACGCGCCCAAAAGCAGCACGGCCTGCCCAAGGGGCATGCCAAAGGACACGCTCCAGGCCACAAGCGCCCCGCCGCCCAGAACCAACCCCCACAGCGAGGCCGGCGCGCCGACCCACTCGGCCTCATCCGGGCGGTGAAACCGAAAGCGCAGGGCATCCCTGGCCGTGTCGTACAGATGCTGGCGGGCCAGCCACAGCAGAAACAGGAAAAAGACGCCATACGCCCCGATCATCTGGGTTTCCTCGGGAGAGGTCAGGGTCGGGCCGAAGGTGACGCCCAGGGCCGCAGCCGGGATGTGCTGGCCGATGAGGTCAAAGACGCCGTAGACAAAGCCGCCGAGAATGAAAAAGAACCAGAAGCTTAAGGAAATCTGGCGGGCCGTCAGATAGGCGAACCCGATAAAAGCCGGATAGAAATAGATTTTGAGCTTGGTAAAGCCCGAGAAAAGCCCTGTTTTGGGAAAATAGGGACCAGCCAGGATCAACGTCGGGATCTGGGGCACGGAGGGATCGTAAAAGGCGATACCGTTTATGGTGTGCAGAAGCACACTGAAAAAAAGGCCGCAAAGGAGAAAACGATCGGTAAAAAAGCTCGATAACCCGCCGTCATCCACAGCACCCGTCAACGTCTCCGGCAGGCGCAGCAGCGGAAAATTCATGCGCTCATTGGATATCCACTGCCGGGAAAAGAGATTGGTCAGGCACAGGAGCACGAAATAGCACAGGCCGATAAAGACGGCCCAGGTGCTCAGCGGCCCGATCCAGACACCCCAGGGGATCGTGGCCAGCACCTGCCCCCAGGGCATGGTGTAGCCGCCAGCCAGCCCGTTATAAAGCGTCTCCACAGCCTCGGGATCGACCGGATACCAGCCGGCCGGCAACAGCGGCCCAAACACCGCGTTCCACTGGTTGCCCTCGGTGGCAAAATGCAGCGGCGCGGTCAGGCTGATAAAAAACGTGCGGGCCAGGCCGGTGTGGGCCACGCCGGAAACCACGACCATGAGCATCCAGCACACGAGCAAATCCGTGCCGGTCAGCAGGCTGCGGCCGCGAAAGAGCCGGCCAAGCCCGGCAGCCAGCACGGTGAGCCAGGCCAGCAGAAAAAACGGGGCCAGGGGAAAATGGCCGCCGCCAAGGGGGGTTGCGCCCAGATAGAGGTTGTTGAGCGGGGTCACGGCGCACACGCCAAGCCCAAGGACCAACCCCAGGGCCACGGCCCGGAAACGAATGGTCCCGGACGTCATGCGTCCCCCTCCCCGGCCGGCTCATTGCTTCGAAGCCGGGCATTGTAGCTGCTGGTGATCTTGTCCTCATAGGAGGTCCGGGTGGATTCCTCCAGGGAACGCCACACGAGTAGCTGTTTGCGCAAATCGTTTAGAAAGCCCTTGTTGAGCCGCTTCCACATGCCGGCTTCGCCGGCCACGCGCGTCAGTTCCACATCAATTTCCATATAGCCCGGGGTGTCCTTGGCCGGCGTAAAGACAATGGACATGGACTGTTTGATGCCGAAATCGAAGGGGGCCAGCCAGACCGTGCCGGTTAAGCGCATACAGGCCCGCAAATCGCAGAACTCCGGATGGAGTTCTTTGGGATGCGGCGAGGAACCGGGCAGATCCCAAGGGCACTCAAAAACGTAGTCCACGTCGGCAGTGGCGAAAAGGCCATGGGACACATCCTGGTGGGACTGGTAATAGTCGAAGAGAAACCCGCCGGCGCACTCCTGCTCGCGTACCTTGACCAGAAACGGCAGCCGGGTGGCGATAACCCCGTCCACGGCATCGGGCAGCGTCCAGGAGCGGTTGACGTCGGGAATGGCGATCTGGCCGGCAACCCTGGAGGGATAGATGACCGAGAGCAGCACCACGGCAATGACCAGCAGCATGGCGGCCACGCCGGCCGTGGAGGAATAGTTGGCGGTCATGCCGGCCCAAAGCGACGAGCCGGACAAGAGCCCGGCGGCGGTCTGGGCCAGGAGATAGCCCAGGACCACGCTGATGACGGCAAAGGCCAGGGCTTCGGCGATAAACAGGAACGATACATGGGACGGGGCCAGTCCCACGGCCGTGTAAACGCCGATTTCCCGTTTTCGCTCATAGACCGCGCCGATCATGGTATTGAGCACAATCAGCACGGAAATCACCAAGGGGATGAGGATGTTGGGTACGCCGGCATAGCCCAGGGAGTCGCCGGCGTGGTACAAAAACACCCCGTCGGCCTGGCCGGAAAAAACCGCCAGACCAAAGCGATCGGCCAAACGGCCGGCCAGAACCGAATCATTGGTCGCTGCGGCGTTGCCGCTCTCCACACCGGCGGCCGGCGGGGCCACCGCCACGGACTTGAGCTGTCCGCCAAGGCCGATCAGCGTCTCATAGGGGACAATGACGACCAGATCATCGTCGATGTGCTGATAGCGGCTTTGCAGGCTCTTGACGTCCTCGCCCGACTCGGCCGCCTCCTTTTCGACTTCGCTGACCTCTTTGGAAACCTCGGACGGGAAAACCACCGGCATGAGCGGCTCGCCATCGAGATCCGGCCGCTCTTCCAGGGCATTTTTGCGGAAAAGGCCGCTGACCGTAAATGTCCGGCCAAAAAGCGTCACGCTGTCGCCCGGGGTAACGCCCAGACGCTCGGCCATGGGCACAGGCAGGATGACGGCGGCACCGTCGCCAGGGGCAAACCAGCGGCCGGCCGTCAGCACACCGGCCATGCGCCCCAGGCGGGCTTCATCGGCCGACAGGCCCATGATGCCCTGGACGGGTTCACTGTGCCGGCCGGCCCGGATGGCGGTGATGGGGGCCACGTTTTTTTCCGGCAACTCAAGCCAGGCCAACGGGGCCACCACGTCGGCCGTGCCATAGGCATCGGCCACGACCGCCAGGGATTCGGGCGGCAGGGAATGCCAGCCGATATTTTTAAGCAGCACCCCCTGGTACGGCGCGCTCTCCGCAATCAGGATCGCGCTTTCGTCCCGGGTGGATTTGATGCTCGTAAAACTCATGATGGTGAAGGTCAGGATGACAAGCGTCAGGCAGGTCAGGGCTGTTCGGACCTTGCGGCGGCGCAGGTTGCTCACGCCAATGACGAAGGCAGCGGCAAAAGCGCGCATCCCGCCGATTTCCGTGGATTTGACATGGGAGGCCCGACGTTGCAGCGCCGTCATCTCGCGCTCAAAGCGCATGAAGATAATGGCTGCCACCATGACCGACAGGCCCAGGATGAAAAAGGCGATGATGACCACCAGCGGCGAATAGGTGAGCTTAAAGGCCGGGTGGACGGCGTAGACCACGGCAATGACGGCGGCAAGCGTCCCCAGGAAGGCCGCGATGCGTTTGTGGATGTCGGCGTAGTTAAAGACCACCCGCTCCACGCAGTAGGCAAAGGGGATAAACAGGGCAATGTAAAAGAGCACGCCTAACAGCACATCGCGCTGGGTTTTTTCCACATCGTTGTAGACCCGAACAGCCAGAGCCCAGCTGGACCGGGCCGCCGTCACCATGGCTTCGTAGTGCCTGGCCTCGCCAGCGGCCCAGGCCTGGGCATAGAGCGAACGGCCCTGGTCGGTCAGGTCGCGGATGCGCTCGCTGACAATGCCGTGGGCTTCAAGATTGGCGATGCGCGGCCCGACCAGCGCCCACATGTCGCGGGCGGCGAGCAGTTCCGTGGTCGGCAGCACGGAATAGGCCTCCACGGGATAGCCGACGCCGGTCGGATGTGCCGCGTCGGCATTTAAAAGCAGGAGCTTTCGGGCCAGCACCGTGTCGGACAGGATGCACTTAAAGGGTGTTCCCGGTTCGAGAAAAATGGAGAGCAGGGTGGAATCGAGGGTGTCTAAACGACTGAACCAGGAGCGCATGGGCGCGGCCTCACGCCGGGCATCGAGCAGTTCGATGCGGGTGAAATAGCGAAACGAGCGCGGATCAAAGGCGGAAAAGAGCGTGGTCTGGTCGCAACCGAACATGATCAGGTCGGTTTCCATGCTGTTCCGGTTCATCTTGACCCGATACGCATCCTTGCCGGTCTGCTTCTTGTCGATGGCCCAAACGGCCGAACCGGTATCGGGATCAAACCGGAAGCCCTCGATGACGGCCTTGTCCAGCACGTACTTCTTGTTGGCCAGCCCACTCACCCGAAACTGGCCCCGGGCGTCGGTGATGGCGTAAAACCGGGTCTTGCCCTGGTAGACGCACACCACGGTGTCCGGGGCCGGACGGTCGGGAAAAAGCTCGCCCTGGCGGATGAAGTTGACGCGGCCGGTGAGGGTTGAAAAGACATTTCGCGGCCGTTTCTCGCCCACCTCGAAATCGGCTCGGCTCATGGCCACCAAGACCGCCGTCACAAACCGGCTCTGGCGGGCCAGGGAAACAAAATCCACCTGATCGGGCGTGTCGCCCGGCGTGCCCCAGGCCAGTCGGGCGTCGCCAGTCGTGGCCAGGGTGAAGCCAAGGACGCCGGCGATATTGCCAAATTCGCCGCCAAGAGCCGGACGGTCGGGCAAAAGGCCCTGCCAGGGGTGCTGGCGGTCGTCGCGCATGCCGTCGCAGTAGTAGCCGGCCGGCAGCCCTGCGTCCTTGGCGGCGGCTTCGGCGGCGGCGGCCAGGGAGCGATTGATGCGGCCGTAGGCCTGGCCGGGATTAACGTCGGGCTTGACCTCAAAGGCAAACCCTTTGCAAAAACTACCCACCCCGTCGCCGTGGCTGGACAGGCGGAGCGAGGCCTGAGCCGCCAGATCGCGGTCGCCCACGAGCTTTCGCAGCTCCCGGGCGCTTTCCACACAGTCGGCCTCAGCCTCGGCTCCGGCCCGGGCACGCAGCAGACGGGCCTTGGTCGCCGGGATGAGGTCGCGGAGCGCCCGGGCTTCGACCGGGGGGAGCGCACCAAAATCCTCGCGCCACATGAGCCGACGCAGTTCGGCGCGGCGGGCGGCCAGGGCGCTGATCGTGGGTTCGTCGCGGTGCGTCCCGGCCAGACGCAGGCGCATCAGATGGGTGGTGACGCTGTCCACCTCGTCTTTGAGGCTTTCCAGCAATGTCTCGCGCAGGGACACATCGCCAAGCGAGGCCCCGGCCCCCTCGCCGTCAGAGTTCAGGGCGTCCAGCGACGC includes:
- a CDS encoding peptide transporter — its product is MYDDKELAEYRDLLPTPTHFEEGFDWKTIVGAVFIGFLMMPGSMYLQLVIGTGIGPAARWVTIILFAEIAKRAYTELKQQEIFLLYYMAGAAMASPFHGLLWNQYLVQSDAAKMLGLTDLIPLWVAPGPESDSLLARTFLHRDWLVPILLLVGSQIIQRIDHFGLGYALYRITSDVEKLPFPMAPVGALGTMALAESTEDRKTGWKWRVFSIGGMIGLAFGAIYVLFPVVSGLIFTEPVRLIPIPWADFTRNTEAWLPAVATGIQFDLGLVFTGMVLPFWAVIGGLVGLVITIVANPILFSHGILHRWRQGMGTVDTVFANNFDFYMSFGIGLGLAIGVIGVWQVARSLRKGGVGGAAYKALFDTNKARGDINFWVSIAIYVFSTLAYIGMCLFLVPQFPWLFFVLYGFIYTPVISYITARMEGIAGQFVSLPLVREASFIAGARFFGYQGIEIWYAPIPIHNYGKATVDFREIELTGTSLRGIIKAEIVVFPVVMVASLLFSQFIWQLAPIPSASYPYAQELWHLQALNSLLMQTSTLEGNSLFFQALNGWFVTAGLGLGLIIYMLLMLFGLPVLLVYGIVRGLGQSVPHGLILEVAGALLGRYYFLKHYGKRWRQYAPVLLAGFSCGMGLMGMFAMGATLILKSLGKLAY
- a CDS encoding tetratricopeptide repeat protein; its protein translation is MDGRIRTTLLLLILLLAFPAMAQANPTDDYVQGMAAASKGDMNTAIAAFGRIIANPAVDAKNLASAYNLRGMCHEAKEDLQLALADYTKAIETDAKLAEALGNRAMLYMKLGDEAKAREDATAARRIDRKVKVPDFK
- the dnaJ gene encoding molecular chaperone DnaJ — its product is MPRDYYEILGVERDADDETIKKAYRQQAFKFHPDRNQDDPEAESKFKEAAEAYEVLRNPENRARYDRFGHEGMGGNGFGGFGSTDDVFSAFSDIFGEFFGFSGRSSRGPRPQAGNDLRYDLTAPFRDAAKGTEVTLKIPKNVQCHVCNGSGAEPGTSAETCQQCGGAGQVIQSQGFFRIAVTCPVCRGEGRVIASPCKECRGRGITRQTRELKVRVPAGVDDGSRLRLRGEGDPGLHGGPPGDLYVILHVEEDKVFERQGQDLIYRQDITFVQAALGHKIEVPTLEGEESMEIPKGTQSGEVFSLRGLGLPIPGSSRRGDLLIHVTVATPRGLTKKQEELLREFESLDAQKPMKKVKNFFRKAKEAMGN
- the moaC gene encoding cyclic pyranopterin monophosphate synthase MoaC — translated: MSEGFTHIDAEGRTRMVDVGGKSKTRRLAIAGCEVRLSAQTMKLLATAALPKGDALATAKIAGIMAAKRTSDLIPLCHPLPLAFADVRFDVDQASAIVRVEAEASTTAETGVEMEALAAASVAALTIYDMCKAVQKDIVISEIRLLYKAGGKSGTFVSPHWPAGRPFPDA
- the rpoZ gene encoding DNA-directed RNA polymerase subunit omega, whose product is MARITVEDCLEKINNRFLIVQMAIKRVHQYREGYEPLVECKNKEVVTALREIAAGEVLPAESIVEAGVVLPENN
- the ldhH gene encoding L-lactate dehydrogenase (quinone) large subunit LdhH, yielding MQDATTLKEYRRQLREALDNDFQRQALDKFAVAYRTSRANAFAGIDAPELIAEIAAAKDVAIDHLEELFQEFKRHAEAAGTTVHLAATAHEANEIIARIAKENNVKTIVKSKSMTAEETHLNDHLEAEGLEVTETDLGEWIIQLRHEGPTHMVMPAIHLSRYQVADLFTEVTNKKQDVDIQKLVKVARRELRPKFCQADMGISGANFAIAATGTIGLITNEGNGRLTTTLPRVHVALAGIDKLMPSLHDALRIIRCLPKNATGQAITSYVTWITGAVPCEVGPEGKKVKHVVFLDNGRMAMAKDPEFKQVLRCIRCGACANVCPVYRLVGGHKYGHIYIGAIGLVATYFFHGREAAKNLVQNCLNCGACKAVCAAGIDLPTLIKEVHARIQDEEGHPLYSSVAGQVLKNRSLFHTMLKSARLLQKPVTGGTPYLRHLPMFLFKDQDFRALPAVADEAFRDRWEKIKPHVTNAKLKVALFSGCVQDFVYPEQMEAAVAVIATKEGVAMEYPMGQSCCGLPLMMMGEKKAGRELAAHNMNAIDAQDFDYIVTLCASCASYLKHGYKRLFADDPAMAYKAAQFAHRVIDFSSFVRDVLGITDEAFAGPDKKVTYHAPCHLCRGLGVTEAPRALLGVAGLEYVPAEEEDVCCGFGGTFSVKFPELSKELLTKKINNLKATGATAMATDCPGCIMQIRGGFERDKTPFEVRHVAEYLAERLKRK
- a CDS encoding DUF6785 family protein, with protein sequence MTSGTIRFRAVALGLVLGLGVCAVTPLNNLYLGATPLGGGHFPLAPFFLLAWLTVLAAGLGRLFRGRSLLTGTDLLVCWMLMVVVSGVAHTGLARTFFISLTAPLHFATEGNQWNAVFGPLLPAGWYPVDPEAVETLYNGLAGGYTMPWGQVLATIPWGVWIGPLSTWAVFIGLCYFVLLCLTNLFSRQWISNERMNFPLLRLPETLTGAVDDGGLSSFFTDRFLLCGLFFSVLLHTINGIAFYDPSVPQIPTLILAGPYFPKTGLFSGFTKLKIYFYPAFIGFAYLTARQISLSFWFFFILGGFVYGVFDLIGQHIPAAALGVTFGPTLTSPEETQMIGAYGVFFLFLLWLARQHLYDTARDALRFRFHRPDEAEWVGAPASLWGLVLGGGALVAWSVSFGMPLGQAVLLLGAFFMVMLVASRIICQGGIAYFTLTAAPTDGLLAFFGTGIFSRLGLLMAAVMQKMLFVDLRESLLPSLFHAAKVGEKKGPKKLYLAAIVLAIAAAVAVSFLAMLAVCHKYGLRDLQVDWETQTVTTVYENVQRLIEAPAGSNSAVIGFTVAGAVVMFALIVAYQQFYWWPIHPLGFLTMYSSSMRILWFSFFIGWLCNHLTLRYGGIVLMKRVRLLFIGLILGDFLMGGVFALIGLWTGQSYLVLPN